The segment ATGCGCACACATAGTTGCGATACTCGATATGTGCTCTCGAACCAGCCGTGACGCGGGTTGTGCTCGAGCTTCGAATCGACGCACCAGCCTCTGGCCGCCCGTCTCCGTCGGCGCGCCGACAACCCCTGCCGAGCACGGGAGAGCGGACTGTTTCAGTAAGCCAGCGCCTTTGCGACTCGTGACGTGATGGGCTTGCGGAGCACGTCGGCGAGCCACAGGCTCGTCTCGTGCAGGGCATCGGGATCGATGCCCGTGCGGATGCCGAGCCCGGTCAGCATCCACACGAGGTCGTCGGTGGCGAGGTTGCCCGTCGCCGATCTCGCGAACGGGCAGCCGCCGGTCCCCCCGGCGGCGGCGTCGAAGATCCGCACGCCCTCCTCCAGCCCGGCGTAGACGTTGGCGAGGGCCATCCCGTAGGTGTCGTGCATGTGCAGCGCGAGCGAGGCGACGGGGATGCCGTCGGCCGCGAGCGCCCGCACGCTCGCCCGGACCTGGCCCGGGGTGGCCACGCCGATCGTGTCTCCGAGCGAGAGGTCCTCGATCCCCCAGGACCGCATGGCCTGCGCCAGACGCACCACCTCGCCCACGGCGACCTCCCCCTCCCAGGGGTCGCCGAAGACCATCGATAGGTAGCCGCGCACGCGCACGCCGTCGGCCTTCGCGCGCTCGGTCACCTGTACGACGGCGCCCTCCATCCGCTCGCGGGAGGCGCCGAGGTTCTCGCGCGAGAACGACTCGGTGACGCTGAGGAACACGGCGATGTCATCCGCGCCGGCCGCACGCGCCAGCTCGTAGCCGCGCACGTTGGGCACCAGCACGGGGGTGCGCGCAGGCAGGCTCTTCACCTGCGCGAACACCTCGGAGGAGTCGGCCATCTGCGGCACGCGGTCGGCGCGTACGAAGCTGCCGACCTCGATCACCGGCGCCCCCGCCGCGGCGAGGCGGCGGATGAGCTCGACCTTCGTGGTGGCGGCGACGAGGGTCGGCTCGGCCTGCAGGCCGTCGCGCGGGGAGACCTCCCAGATCTCCACGGCGTCGGCCAGCCCCGGCTGGTCCGCCACGGCGGGCAGCCCCAGTTCGCGGGTGGTGGTCATCGCCCCGCCCGCAGCTCGGCGAGCACCGTCTCGGCGACGTCGGCGCGCACGGCGCGGCGCTCGACGAGGGCGGCGGCCACGGCATCCACCTCGTCGCCCGCAGCGCCCGCCGCGACGGCGACGTTGCGGGCGTGCAGGCCCATGTGCCCGCGCTGGATGCCTTCGGCGGCGAGCGCCCGGACCGCCGCGACGTTCTGAACGAGGCCGATGGCGGTGACGATCTCGGCGAGCTCGCGCGCGGTGGTCGCCTCGGTGAGGGCCACGGCGGCGCGGGCGGCCGGGTGCGACTTGGTGGCGCCGCCGACCAGGCCCACCGCCATGGGCAGCTCGAGGGTGGCGACGAGGTTGCCCTCGGCGTCGCGCTCGAAGCGCGAGAGGGCGCGGTACTGCCCGTCGCGGGCCGCATAGGCGTGGGCACCCGCCTCGACCGCGCGGGTGTCGTTCCCGGTGGCGAGGACGACGGCGGAGATGCCGTTCATGATGCCCTTGTTGTGCGTGGCCGCGCGGTAGGGGTCGTCGTAGGCGAGATTCGCCCCGAGCACCATGTTCGCCACGACCTCCTCGCCGCCGATCTCCTCGGGGCGGATGACCACGCGCACGCGGGTGAGGCGCAGGTCGGCGAGGTTGGTGAGGATGCGCAGGAGCGAGCGGCCGCCGGCGATCTCGGCCAGGCGCGGCGCGATGGCCTCGGCCATGGTGTTCACGGCGTTGGCGCCCATCGCGTCGCCGACGTTCACGACGAGATGCACGACGAGGTGATCGTCGAGCAGGCCGTGCACCGTGCGCACGAGCAGGTCGCGGGCCCCGCCGCCGATCTCGACCAGGCGCGGGTCCTGCTCGTCGGCGAGGGTGAGGATCTCGTCCTTGGCCTCGATGAGGCGGGCACGCGCGCCGTGCGGGTCGGCGACGTCGAGCAGCTGGATCTGAGCCTGCATGATCGGCTCGGTGGAGGTGGCGAACACGCCGCCGGTGGAGCGCGCCATGCGGGCGATGTTGGAGGAGGCCGCCACGACCGAGGGCTCCTCGGTGGCCATCGGGACGATGACCTCGCGGCCGTTCACGATGAGGTTGGTCGCCACCCCGACGGGGATCCCGATCTGGCCGATGACGTTCTCGATCATGCGGTCGGCCTGATCGTCGCCGAGACCGCGCCCTTCGAGATCGCTGAGGTCGATGTCTGCGCCGATCGCGTCGACGACGCTCGCACGGCGCTGCGCGATCGTGAGATTGCGCAGGCCGCTGAGCCGGGATGTGGTGGTCACGGTGCTGTCCTTCCTGGGCGACGTCCGCGTCGCCCAGGAAGCAAGTCAAATGACCCGAACCCTCGTTCAACAGGTTCGTGAGGAACATAGTGAGGGACACGAGTATGTCCGGCCGATACGGCATCCATCGACGGATGGGATGATCGAAGCATCATGTCTGCGCCGCTGGATCCGTCCATTCACTCCGTTGACGGCGCGAAACCCGATCCGGACGCCGTGTACGCGGCGTTCGCGGAGTGGGTCGAGTCCACCGGCATCTCGCTGTATCCCGCGCAGGACGAGGCGCTCATCGAGATCGTCTCGGGGCAGAACCTGATCCTGTCCACACCCACCGGCACGGGGAAGTCGCTCGTGGCGATGGGCGCACACTTCGCCGCCCTCTCCGAAGGTCGCCGCACGTATTACACGGCCCCCATCAAGGCGCTGGTGAGCGAGAAGTTCTTCGCCCTCGTCGACGTGTTCGGGGCGGACAGCGTGGGCATGGTCACGGGAGACTCCTCGGTGAACGCCGAGGCACCGATCGTGTGCTGCACGGCGGAGATCCTCGCCAACCTCGCCCTGCGCGAGGGGCCGGATGCGGACGTCGGTCAGGTCGTCATGGACGAGTTCCACTTCTACGGAGACCCGGACCGGGGATGGGCGTGGCAGGTGCCGCTGCTGACCCTCCCCCAGGCGCA is part of the Microbacterium pseudoresistens genome and harbors:
- a CDS encoding hydroxymethylglutaryl-CoA lyase, which encodes MTTTRELGLPAVADQPGLADAVEIWEVSPRDGLQAEPTLVAATTKVELIRRLAAAGAPVIEVGSFVRADRVPQMADSSEVFAQVKSLPARTPVLVPNVRGYELARAAGADDIAVFLSVTESFSRENLGASRERMEGAVVQVTERAKADGVRVRGYLSMVFGDPWEGEVAVGEVVRLAQAMRSWGIEDLSLGDTIGVATPGQVRASVRALAADGIPVASLALHMHDTYGMALANVYAGLEEGVRIFDAAAGGTGGCPFARSATGNLATDDLVWMLTGLGIRTGIDPDALHETSLWLADVLRKPITSRVAKALAY
- a CDS encoding hydroxymethylglutaryl-CoA reductase, degradative; translated protein: MTTTSRLSGLRNLTIAQRRASVVDAIGADIDLSDLEGRGLGDDQADRMIENVIGQIGIPVGVATNLIVNGREVIVPMATEEPSVVAASSNIARMARSTGGVFATSTEPIMQAQIQLLDVADPHGARARLIEAKDEILTLADEQDPRLVEIGGGARDLLVRTVHGLLDDHLVVHLVVNVGDAMGANAVNTMAEAIAPRLAEIAGGRSLLRILTNLADLRLTRVRVVIRPEEIGGEEVVANMVLGANLAYDDPYRAATHNKGIMNGISAVVLATGNDTRAVEAGAHAYAARDGQYRALSRFERDAEGNLVATLELPMAVGLVGGATKSHPAARAAVALTEATTARELAEIVTAIGLVQNVAAVRALAAEGIQRGHMGLHARNVAVAAGAAGDEVDAVAAALVERRAVRADVAETVLAELRAGR